Proteins encoded in a region of the bacterium genome:
- the hisIE gene encoding bifunctional phosphoribosyl-AMP cyclohydrolase/phosphoribosyl-ATP diphosphatase HisIE yields MERLTEKFKFDEKGLIPAIIQDEDSDEVLMLAYMNKESLAKTIETGKTHFWSRSRDKLWLKGETSGNYQFVKEIYYDCDYDTLLIKVDQKGVACHTGERSCFYRSLSEEKVELPDSAKIIKELAKVIQKRKVNPQKGSYTSHLLKEGQDKVLQKIIEEAGEVLVEAKNEAQERIVSEMADLWYHCLVLLAWHDIELSDLFKELTRRRRKHKGEKVEQKAETLEHPDHNHTNWWE; encoded by the coding sequence ATCGAAAGGTTGACAGAAAAGTTTAAATTCGATGAAAAAGGACTTATCCCGGCCATAATTCAGGATGAAGACTCGGATGAAGTCCTTATGCTGGCCTATATGAATAAGGAATCGCTGGCGAAGACAATAGAAACAGGGAAGACTCATTTCTGGAGTCGGTCACGGGATAAACTCTGGCTTAAAGGAGAGACCTCAGGAAATTACCAGTTTGTTAAGGAGATTTATTATGATTGCGACTACGATACCCTTTTGATTAAGGTTGACCAAAAGGGGGTGGCCTGTCATACTGGCGAACGATCTTGTTTCTACCGATCTCTCTCTGAAGAAAAAGTTGAGTTGCCTGATAGCGCTAAGATTATAAAAGAATTAGCTAAGGTTATCCAGAAGCGAAAAGTCAATCCCCAAAAGGGTTCTTATACCTCACATCTTCTTAAGGAGGGACAAGATAAGGTGCTTCAGAAGATCATCGAAGAGGCAGGTGAGGTTTTAGTTGAGGCAAAGAACGAAGCTCAGGAAAGAATTGTATCTGAAATGGCTGACCTCTGGTATCACTGTCTTGTCCTCCTGGCCTGGCATGACATTGAATTGTCCGATCTCTTCAAGGAGTTAACCAGGAGACGACGAAAGCATAAAGGTGAAAAAGTAGAACAGAAAGCTGAAACCCTGGAGCACCCTGATCATAATCATACTAACTGGTGGGAGTAA